The proteins below come from a single Asanoa ferruginea genomic window:
- the phoU gene encoding phosphate signaling complex protein PhoU, whose translation MREEFRADLHIVSQLLVDMAEAVRTAMGEATTALLLADRAAAEDVISRDADVDALYHQVEDRVTDLMARQAPVASDLRVLITALQVAADLERMGDLADHVAKTALRRHPSPAVPAELRPVFTAKAAVADKMAAKIGDVLSKLDAVGAAELETDDDAMDALHVELFKVMLSPDWPYGAETAIDGALLGRFYERFADHAVNAGHHVIYLVTGEQPGLSSNSN comes from the coding sequence TTGCGCGAAGAGTTCCGCGCTGACCTGCACATCGTCAGCCAACTGTTGGTCGACATGGCGGAGGCGGTGCGCACCGCGATGGGTGAAGCGACGACCGCGTTGCTGCTCGCCGACCGGGCCGCCGCCGAAGACGTGATCTCCCGGGACGCCGACGTCGACGCGCTCTACCACCAGGTCGAAGACCGGGTGACCGATCTCATGGCCCGCCAGGCGCCGGTCGCGAGCGACCTGCGGGTGTTGATCACCGCGCTTCAGGTGGCCGCCGACCTGGAGCGGATGGGCGACCTCGCCGACCACGTCGCCAAGACCGCCCTGCGCCGCCACCCGTCGCCGGCCGTTCCGGCCGAGCTGCGGCCGGTCTTCACGGCCAAGGCGGCCGTGGCCGACAAGATGGCCGCGAAGATCGGCGACGTGCTCTCGAAGCTCGACGCGGTCGGCGCCGCTGAGCTCGAAACCGACGACGACGCGATGGATGCCCTGCACGTCGAGCTGTTCAAGGTCATGCTCAGCCCCGACTGGCCCTACGGCGCGGAGACCGCGATCGACGGCGCCCTGCTCGGCCGCTTCTACGAGCGCTTCGCCGACCACGCGGTGAACGCCGGCCACCACGTGATCTACCTGGTGACCGGCGAACAGCCGGGTCTTTCGTCGAACTCGAACTAA
- a CDS encoding LacI family DNA-binding transcriptional regulator, producing the protein MTRAKNGTRERPTLEAVAQRAGVSRATVSRVVNGSTTVAEPIQEAVRRAVRELGYVPNLAARSLVTQRTDSAALILPETPTRVFSDDPFFHGIIRGVSMELDGADKQLVLLIAGSTAGHDRVERYTMSRHVDGVMFASMHGADPLPAALIRMGIPVVCSGRPLGRTTVEVPYVDVDQIGGVVSAVRHLLDSGRKRIATISGPQDMVAGIDRLTGYRQALRDSDRRSIVAIGDFTRESGTVAMRQLLDDDPKLDAVFAASDLMAHGALKALHEAGRRVPDDVAVIGFDDIEMARYTEPPLTTVRQPIQQIGREMARLLMRLVAGEDIEPVTMLPTELIIRESA; encoded by the coding sequence TTGACCAGGGCGAAGAACGGCACGCGGGAACGACCGACGCTGGAGGCGGTGGCGCAGCGCGCCGGCGTGTCCCGGGCCACCGTCTCGCGCGTGGTCAACGGCTCGACCACGGTCGCCGAGCCGATCCAGGAGGCCGTCCGGCGGGCCGTCCGCGAGCTGGGCTACGTGCCCAACCTGGCCGCCCGCAGCCTGGTCACCCAGCGCACCGACTCGGCGGCGCTGATCCTGCCGGAGACACCGACCCGGGTGTTCTCCGATGACCCGTTCTTCCACGGCATCATCCGCGGCGTCTCGATGGAGCTCGACGGCGCCGACAAGCAACTCGTGCTGCTGATCGCCGGCTCGACCGCGGGCCACGACCGGGTCGAGCGCTACACGATGAGCCGACACGTCGACGGCGTCATGTTCGCCTCGATGCACGGCGCCGACCCGCTGCCGGCCGCGCTGATCCGGATGGGCATCCCGGTCGTCTGCAGCGGCCGCCCGCTGGGCCGCACCACGGTCGAGGTGCCCTACGTCGACGTCGACCAGATCGGCGGCGTGGTCTCCGCGGTGCGCCACCTGCTCGACTCGGGGCGCAAGCGGATCGCGACGATCTCCGGCCCGCAGGACATGGTCGCCGGCATCGACCGGCTGACCGGCTACCGGCAGGCGCTGCGCGACTCCGACCGGCGGTCGATCGTGGCGATCGGCGACTTCACCCGCGAGTCGGGCACGGTCGCGATGCGGCAACTCCTCGACGACGACCCCAAGCTCGACGCGGTGTTCGCCGCCTCCGACCTGATGGCACACGGCGCGCTCAAGGCGCTGCACGAGGCCGGCCGCCGGGTGCCCGACGACGTCGCGGTGATCGGCTTCGACGACATCGAGATGGCGCGCTACACCGAGCCACCGCTGACCACCGTGCGCCAGCCGATCCAGCAGATCGGCCGCGAGATGGCCCGCCTGCTGATGCGACTGGTCGCGGGCGAAGACATCGAGCCGGTGACCATGCTCCCCACCGAGCTGATCATCAGAGAATCCGCTTAG
- a CDS encoding UDP-N-acetylmuramate dehydrogenase, with product MPDVSHEPPTAAGPLAPRALADFTTLRLGGPASQVHTAEDPEQIVHFVRAAARDGVPALILAGGSNVVIGDAGVPGPVLLIRSRGAEVVSSTQTEVIVRVAAGEPWDDFVATAVDAGWSGVECLSGIPGSAGATPIQNVGAYGQEVAETIDSVEVYDRLDDAVHRMTPAECRFAYRTSVFKHSDRWVVLSVDFRLGRSGESTPVRYAELAKALAVAQGDRVPLAEARAAVRALRAGKGMVLDPVDHDTWSVGSFFTNPVLDAAAFECLRTRAAGIADPPSWPGPGGLVKVSAAWLIDKSGFTKGYGGRGGVAISGKHTLALTNRGPGSTAALLDLAREIRDGVHERFGVTLHPEPVLVNCTL from the coding sequence GTGCCAGACGTTAGCCACGAACCTCCCACCGCAGCCGGCCCGCTCGCTCCACGCGCGCTGGCCGACTTCACCACGCTGCGTCTGGGTGGCCCGGCGAGTCAGGTGCACACGGCGGAAGATCCGGAACAAATCGTTCATTTCGTACGCGCGGCCGCGCGCGACGGCGTACCCGCGCTGATCCTGGCCGGCGGCAGCAACGTCGTCATCGGCGACGCGGGCGTCCCCGGTCCGGTGCTCCTGATCCGCTCCCGCGGCGCCGAGGTGGTCTCGTCGACGCAGACCGAGGTCATCGTCCGGGTGGCCGCCGGCGAGCCCTGGGACGACTTCGTGGCCACCGCCGTCGACGCCGGCTGGTCGGGCGTCGAGTGCCTGTCCGGCATCCCCGGCTCGGCCGGCGCGACGCCGATCCAGAACGTCGGCGCCTACGGCCAAGAGGTCGCCGAGACGATCGACAGCGTCGAGGTCTACGACCGGCTCGACGACGCGGTGCACCGGATGACGCCGGCGGAGTGCCGGTTCGCCTACCGCACCAGCGTCTTCAAGCACAGCGACCGCTGGGTGGTGCTATCGGTCGACTTCCGGCTGGGCCGCTCCGGCGAGTCGACCCCGGTGCGCTACGCCGAGTTGGCCAAGGCGCTCGCGGTGGCGCAGGGCGACCGGGTGCCGCTGGCCGAGGCCCGGGCCGCGGTGCGGGCGCTGCGCGCCGGCAAGGGCATGGTGCTCGACCCGGTCGACCACGACACCTGGTCGGTCGGCTCGTTCTTCACCAACCCGGTGCTCGACGCGGCCGCCTTCGAATGCCTGCGGACCCGTGCCGCCGGCATCGCCGACCCGCCGTCGTGGCCCGGCCCGGGCGGGCTGGTCAAGGTCAGCGCCGCCTGGCTGATCGACAAGTCGGGCTTCACCAAGGGCTACGGCGGCCGGGGCGGGGTGGCGATCTCCGGCAAACACACGCTGGCGCTCACCAACCGCGGCCCGGGCAGCACCGCGGCGCTCCTCGACCTGGCCCGGGAGATCCGCGACGGGGTGCACGAGCGGTTCGGCGTGACCCTGCACCCCGAACCCGTGCTGGTCAACTGCACGCTGTGA
- a CDS encoding MFS transporter, producing MRGWLRNTAGGLPGTYWYLWSGMLINRVGAFAMLIMSVYLTDERGASASLAGLVVGGYGLGGIAGTLLGGVLADHWGRRATLLWSHTAAAALMAALAFAHHLPLIAVLTVALGLVHSMPMPAFVAAIVDVVPANRRSRAFNLQFWSFNLGMAAAGLLAGLLAQVSYLALFLADAGATVITAVVIAWKVPETFRRGGGLAQNRGGLITALTDRTYLVFVGLTFLLAALSTQTSTIMPLAMRADGLSPAAYGTVVAISAALIVVGQLFVPPLIDGRRKHTVLATALGLIGIGFGALAFADHLAVYLLAAIIWTVGSMLAAPPNAEVNAELSPEELRGRYQSVFNLTFPAAAFLTPALGGLSLDHLGSWHWIIVGSIGLVAAAGHLLTGPARDREAARRALVTRQLERIAG from the coding sequence TTGCGGGGCTGGTTGCGGAACACCGCGGGCGGCCTGCCCGGCACCTACTGGTACCTGTGGTCCGGCATGCTGATCAACCGGGTCGGCGCGTTCGCGATGCTGATCATGTCGGTCTACCTGACCGACGAGCGCGGCGCCTCGGCGAGCCTGGCCGGCCTGGTCGTCGGCGGCTACGGGCTCGGCGGCATCGCCGGCACGCTGCTCGGCGGGGTGCTCGCCGACCACTGGGGACGGCGGGCCACCCTGCTCTGGTCGCACACCGCGGCCGCCGCGCTGATGGCCGCCCTCGCGTTCGCCCATCACTTGCCGCTGATCGCGGTGCTCACGGTCGCGCTCGGCCTGGTGCACTCGATGCCGATGCCGGCGTTCGTCGCCGCGATCGTCGACGTGGTGCCGGCCAACCGCCGGTCGCGCGCGTTCAACCTCCAGTTCTGGTCGTTCAACCTCGGCATGGCCGCGGCCGGGCTGCTCGCCGGCCTGCTCGCACAGGTCAGCTATCTCGCGCTGTTCCTGGCCGACGCGGGCGCCACCGTGATCACCGCTGTCGTGATCGCCTGGAAGGTGCCGGAGACGTTCCGGCGCGGCGGCGGTTTGGCGCAGAACCGCGGCGGCCTGATCACCGCGCTCACCGACCGCACCTACCTGGTCTTCGTCGGGCTGACGTTCCTGCTGGCCGCGCTCTCCACCCAGACCTCGACGATCATGCCGCTGGCGATGCGGGCCGACGGGCTGAGCCCGGCCGCGTACGGGACGGTGGTCGCGATCAGCGCCGCGCTGATCGTGGTCGGCCAGCTTTTCGTGCCACCGCTGATCGACGGCCGCCGCAAGCACACCGTGCTGGCCACCGCGCTCGGCCTGATCGGCATCGGCTTCGGCGCGCTGGCCTTCGCCGACCACCTGGCCGTCTACCTGCTCGCCGCGATCATCTGGACGGTCGGCTCGATGCTGGCCGCGCCGCCCAACGCCGAGGTCAACGCCGAGCTCTCCCCCGAAGAACTGCGGGGCCGCTACCAGTCGGTGTTCAACCTGACCTTCCCGGCGGCCGCGTTCCTCACCCCGGCGCTGGGCGGCCTCAGCCTCGACCACCTCGGCAGCTGGCACTGGATCATCGTCGGCTCGATCGGCCTGGTCGCCGCGGCCGGCCATCTGCTGACCGGCCCGGCCCGCGACCGCGAGGCCGCCCGACGCGCCCTGGTCACCCGGCAGCTAGAACGCATAGCGGGCTGA
- a CDS encoding maleylpyruvate isomerase family mycothiol-dependent enzyme, whose protein sequence is MTRLHGTKDFWLGGLRAEAAAFAAAVAQAPADAPVPSCPGWTVTDLVHHVGGCYEYVTWLFERGGTDRPDPTRAPAGPPADEVALAWWQMRYDTLLSTLDATDPEAPMWNWAPQTKRAGFWHRRMAHETAVHRWDAQMATGASEPIEAKLAADGISEVLDTWLPAGRRQTGDRPHGVVQLLAADADQEWLVRLRGEGVALLDTDTILDGEEPPARVHAEGTASDLLLALYGRVGFDVLVVSGDPTLLTALRTG, encoded by the coding sequence ATGACCAGACTGCACGGCACCAAGGACTTCTGGCTCGGAGGGCTGCGCGCCGAGGCGGCCGCGTTCGCGGCGGCGGTGGCGCAGGCGCCAGCCGACGCCCCGGTGCCGTCCTGCCCCGGGTGGACCGTCACCGATCTCGTGCACCACGTCGGCGGCTGCTACGAATATGTCACCTGGCTGTTCGAGCGCGGTGGCACCGACCGGCCCGACCCGACCCGGGCGCCCGCCGGCCCGCCGGCCGACGAGGTGGCGCTGGCCTGGTGGCAGATGCGCTACGACACGTTGCTCTCCACTCTGGACGCCACCGACCCGGAAGCTCCGATGTGGAACTGGGCGCCGCAGACCAAGCGGGCCGGCTTCTGGCACCGGCGGATGGCCCACGAGACCGCGGTGCACCGGTGGGACGCGCAGATGGCCACCGGGGCGAGCGAGCCGATCGAGGCGAAGCTGGCCGCCGACGGGATCTCCGAGGTGCTCGACACCTGGCTGCCGGCGGGACGCCGGCAGACCGGCGATCGCCCGCACGGCGTCGTGCAGCTCCTGGCCGCCGACGCCGACCAGGAATGGCTGGTGCGGTTGCGCGGCGAGGGCGTCGCGCTGCTCGACACCGACACCATCCTCGACGGCGAGGAGCCACCGGCCCGGGTGCACGCCGAGGGCACCGCGAGCGATCTGCTGCTGGCGCTCTACGGCCGCGTGGGTTTCGATGTGCTTGTGGTCAGCGGCGACCCGACGCTACTGACGGCGTTACGCACGGGGTGA
- a CDS encoding SigE family RNA polymerase sigma factor — protein MDAETRHDFTVFVANRSAGLFRFAMGLTGHPHQAEDLLQSALAKAYRHWGRVRHGNPEAYLRQAMCREQIDWFRRPSWGRELPSERLPERRVGDGTATVDLRLALRQALGRLSPKHRAVLVLRYLEDLPDDEIASLLGCRPATVRSLAARGLERLRVLCPELAPRLTEERR, from the coding sequence GTGGACGCTGAGACGCGGCACGACTTCACCGTGTTCGTCGCCAACCGGTCGGCGGGCCTGTTCCGGTTCGCGATGGGGCTGACCGGGCACCCCCACCAGGCCGAAGACCTGCTGCAATCGGCGCTGGCCAAGGCCTACCGGCACTGGGGGCGGGTGCGGCACGGCAACCCGGAGGCCTACCTGCGGCAGGCGATGTGCCGCGAGCAGATCGACTGGTTCCGCCGGCCCAGTTGGGGACGGGAACTGCCGAGCGAGCGGCTGCCCGAGCGGCGGGTCGGCGACGGCACCGCGACCGTCGACCTGCGGCTCGCGTTGCGCCAGGCGCTCGGCCGGCTCAGCCCCAAGCACCGGGCGGTGCTGGTGCTGCGCTACCTCGAGGACCTGCCCGACGACGAGATCGCCTCGCTGCTCGGCTGCCGGCCGGCGACCGTGCGTAGCCTGGCCGCCCGCGGCCTGGAGCGGCTGCGGGTGCTCTGCCCGGAACTCGCGCCGCGGCTGACCGAGGAGCGGCGATGA
- a CDS encoding WD40 repeat domain-containing protein gives MSTELRRALWELTDVPPPPDLAGNAIRLAERRRRRRIAVGAAAVVVLAVAIAVPLRPEGKSVPVPIAPTPSISSPVEPTEAPAEPTEAPVEVPEPPAGAGPPKVAAFAYAGVLPQTSTNGEPITSDQAFSYVLDRYTGAYVKIPYRVAVPSPDGKRFFVGNGGLGGIIDGARGSLRQVDAYSGYTVGVDWSPDGRRILLSNAGVNGPGGFTVVDATTLEAGPFVRVPDLDERNARGLGFFWAADGRSVGLTLTVSEGEASTGKTVGIRFYDLRGKKLRTLGFTGTEAVRTSADVSPDGKRAVAAPAWGDDGIRIVDLRTGEVTAEFPGKEVVGWYDDAHLVLRDPVMLRLFDLRGREVRRIRGPEDLLSGAAVHLVRAKGLPAASARYAF, from the coding sequence ATGAGCACCGAGCTGCGCCGCGCCCTGTGGGAGCTCACCGACGTGCCACCGCCGCCCGACCTGGCCGGCAACGCGATCCGGCTCGCCGAGCGGCGGCGCCGCAGGCGGATCGCTGTCGGCGCCGCGGCGGTGGTCGTGCTGGCGGTCGCCATCGCGGTGCCGTTGCGGCCGGAAGGCAAGAGCGTGCCGGTGCCGATCGCGCCGACGCCGTCGATCAGCTCGCCGGTCGAGCCCACCGAGGCGCCGGCCGAGCCCACCGAGGCGCCGGTCGAGGTGCCGGAGCCGCCGGCCGGTGCCGGCCCGCCCAAGGTCGCCGCGTTCGCCTACGCGGGCGTGCTGCCGCAGACGTCGACCAACGGGGAGCCGATTACCTCCGACCAGGCCTTCTCCTACGTGCTGGATCGGTACACCGGGGCGTACGTGAAGATCCCTTATCGGGTCGCTGTGCCGTCGCCGGACGGGAAGCGGTTCTTCGTGGGCAATGGTGGGCTAGGCGGGATCATCGACGGCGCACGGGGTTCGCTGCGCCAGGTCGACGCCTACTCCGGCTACACCGTCGGGGTCGACTGGTCGCCGGACGGCCGGCGGATCCTGCTCAGCAACGCCGGCGTCAACGGTCCGGGCGGGTTCACGGTGGTCGACGCGACGACGCTGGAGGCCGGGCCGTTCGTGCGGGTGCCCGACCTGGATGAGCGCAACGCGCGGGGCCTCGGCTTCTTCTGGGCCGCCGACGGGCGGAGCGTCGGGCTCACCCTCACGGTCTCGGAGGGCGAGGCCAGCACCGGGAAGACGGTCGGCATCCGCTTCTACGACCTGCGCGGGAAAAAGCTGCGGACGCTCGGGTTCACCGGCACCGAAGCGGTCCGGACCTCGGCCGACGTGTCACCGGACGGCAAGCGGGCGGTGGCGGCACCCGCTTGGGGCGACGACGGGATCCGGATCGTCGACCTGCGCACCGGCGAGGTGACCGCGGAGTTCCCCGGGAAGGAGGTCGTCGGCTGGTATGACGACGCCCACCTCGTGCTCCGCGACCCGGTGATGCTGCGGCTGTTCGACCTCCGCGGGCGGGAGGTGCGCAGGATCCGGGGCCCGGAGGACCTGTTGTCCGGAGCGGCGGTGCACCTGGTGAGGGCGAAGGGGCTGCCGGCGGCGTCAGCCCGCTATGCGTTCTAG
- a CDS encoding class I SAM-dependent methyltransferase: MTRPEGKPTRGTTNQNRLRRVDNWIAAHAAGALHDAADPLVIDLGYGETPVTAVELRARLARVRPDVRVVGLEIDPERVAAAAPAADPPGLTFARGGFELAGLRPTVVRALNVLRQYDEAQVAPAWATMTGGLAPGGLLVEGTCDELGRLAAWICLDHTGPRSLTLAARLSTLDTPATLAERLPKALIHHNVPGEPVYDLLRALDDGWRDAAPYATFGARQRWRRAVAAVKAGGWPVLDGPARWRLGELTIAWPAVSPSMPAKFS, from the coding sequence CTGACCCGCCCCGAGGGGAAGCCGACCCGCGGCACGACCAATCAAAACCGGCTGCGCCGCGTCGACAACTGGATCGCGGCCCACGCGGCCGGCGCGCTGCACGATGCCGCCGACCCGCTGGTGATCGACCTGGGCTACGGCGAGACCCCGGTGACGGCGGTCGAGCTGCGGGCCCGGTTGGCCCGGGTGCGGCCCGACGTCCGGGTGGTCGGCCTGGAGATCGACCCCGAGCGAGTGGCCGCCGCCGCACCGGCCGCCGACCCGCCCGGCCTGACCTTCGCCCGCGGCGGCTTCGAGCTGGCCGGGCTGCGGCCCACGGTGGTGCGGGCGCTCAACGTGCTGCGCCAATACGACGAGGCCCAGGTCGCGCCGGCCTGGGCGACGATGACCGGCGGGCTGGCGCCGGGCGGGCTGCTGGTCGAGGGCACCTGCGACGAGTTGGGCCGGCTGGCCGCGTGGATCTGTCTCGACCACACCGGCCCCCGCTCGCTCACCCTGGCCGCCCGGCTGTCCACTCTCGACACTCCGGCCACGCTGGCGGAACGGCTGCCCAAGGCGCTGATCCACCACAACGTGCCCGGCGAGCCGGTGTATGACCTGCTGCGCGCCCTCGACGACGGATGGCGCGACGCGGCTCCCTACGCGACGTTCGGTGCCCGGCAACGCTGGCGCCGGGCGGTGGCGGCGGTCAAGGCCGGCGGCTGGCCGGTGCTCGACGGGCCGGCGCGCTGGCGGCTGGGCGAGCTGACAATCGCCTGGCCAGCGGTATCCCCGTCAATGCCTGCAAAATTCTCTTAA
- a CDS encoding LPXTG cell wall anchor domain-containing protein: protein MRNRLSLILAALALLVPVFALTSVAAQAAPAARVAAAPKDCPAGSTQQDYYCTPTETPVATPTEAPETPQPTPTLPQTGAKAGTLAGIGGGALAVGAVIALWAVASRRRHRFEA, encoded by the coding sequence GTGCGTAACCGGCTGTCCCTCATTCTTGCCGCCCTCGCACTCCTGGTGCCGGTCTTCGCGCTGACCAGCGTCGCGGCGCAGGCCGCGCCAGCGGCGCGCGTGGCCGCGGCTCCCAAGGATTGCCCGGCGGGCTCGACGCAGCAGGACTACTACTGCACGCCGACCGAGACCCCGGTGGCCACGCCCACCGAGGCTCCGGAGACGCCGCAGCCCACGCCGACATTGCCGCAGACCGGTGCCAAGGCCGGCACGCTGGCCGGGATCGGCGGCGGCGCGCTGGCGGTCGGCGCGGTCATCGCGCTCTGGGCCGTGGCATCGCGCCGGCGGCACCGCTTCGAGGCCTGA
- a CDS encoding SDR family oxidoreductase, translating into MPIAIVTGASSGIGAASARRLAAEGFTVVLAARRADRLEEVVTQITDAGGSAVAVPCDVTSDESVAELATAVADLAESAGREESGPDERVTLLVNNAGGAIGLDPVESGSVDDWRWMHEVNVLGTLRVTKALLPLLAASEAGTIVMLSSTAGFIVYEGGGGYSAAKHAMTAMTGTLRLELAGRPVRVIEVDPGMVRTDEFATKRFRGDTARAEAVYAGVEMPLTADDIADCVAWCATRPQHVNIDRLVVRPLAQAAQHKVAKGPIGRQN; encoded by the coding sequence ATGCCGATCGCCATCGTCACCGGTGCGTCCAGCGGGATCGGGGCGGCTTCCGCCCGCCGGCTGGCGGCCGAAGGGTTCACCGTCGTCCTCGCCGCCCGCCGCGCCGACCGCCTCGAAGAGGTTGTGACACAAATCACCGATGCCGGCGGGTCCGCCGTCGCCGTGCCCTGCGACGTCACGTCCGACGAGTCGGTCGCCGAACTCGCGACGGCCGTCGCCGACCTCGCCGAGTCGGCCGGCCGCGAGGAGTCGGGGCCCGACGAGCGGGTCACCCTGCTGGTCAACAACGCCGGTGGCGCGATCGGCCTCGACCCGGTCGAGAGCGGCTCGGTCGACGACTGGCGTTGGATGCACGAGGTCAACGTGCTCGGCACGTTGCGGGTGACCAAGGCGCTGCTGCCGCTGCTGGCGGCGTCCGAGGCCGGCACGATCGTGATGCTCAGTTCGACGGCGGGCTTCATCGTGTACGAGGGCGGCGGCGGCTACAGCGCCGCCAAGCACGCGATGACCGCGATGACCGGCACCCTGCGCCTCGAACTCGCCGGCCGGCCGGTGCGGGTGATCGAGGTCGACCCCGGGATGGTGCGCACCGACGAGTTCGCGACGAAGCGGTTCCGGGGCGACACGGCGCGGGCCGAGGCGGTTTACGCCGGCGTGGAGATGCCGCTGACCGCCGACGACATCGCCGACTGCGTCGCCTGGTGCGCGACCCGCCCGCAACACGTCAACATCGACCGCCTGGTCGTCCGCCCGCTGGCCCAAGCGGCGCAGCACAAGGTGGCCAAGGGACCCATCGGTAGGCAGAACTGA
- a CDS encoding MDR family MFS transporter, producing MRETAGGLPKTFWYLWCGTLVNRLGGFVLIFLTVYLTKERGFSDIQAGLVVGLWSAGGGVGTMVGGVLADRWGRRPTLLLAHVGGASMMLLLGFSRPFLMIAGVAFALGAFAEAARPAFAAMMVDVVPDRDRVRAFSLNYWAINLGFAFSAIVGGFAAHLDYLLLFVVDASATLLTAAIVLTKVRETRPIGGHLAMPGGGGLRVVLRDRVFLLFTFVNLLAAMVFLQHISMLPIAMTDDGLSSSTFGWVIALNGVLIVLGQLFIPKLIGGHSRTRVLAVGAIVQGVGFGLTAFAGSAWLYAMTVLVWTLGEMVYSPSNAATIADLAPASVRGRYQGVFALSWSIAGFTAPVAGGFVRDQLGNTALWVGCALIGFLAAAITLAAGPSRERRAAEIAAARRAVQPTSVMSDTLAPTSAAS from the coding sequence TTGCGCGAAACGGCGGGTGGACTGCCGAAAACGTTTTGGTATCTGTGGTGCGGCACGCTGGTCAACCGGCTCGGCGGCTTCGTCCTCATCTTTCTCACCGTCTACCTGACCAAGGAACGCGGCTTCAGCGACATCCAGGCCGGCCTCGTGGTGGGCCTCTGGAGCGCCGGCGGCGGGGTCGGCACGATGGTCGGCGGCGTCCTGGCCGACCGCTGGGGCCGGCGACCGACGCTGTTGCTCGCACACGTCGGCGGCGCGAGCATGATGCTGCTGCTCGGCTTCTCCCGACCGTTCCTGATGATCGCCGGCGTCGCCTTCGCGCTCGGCGCCTTCGCCGAGGCGGCCCGGCCCGCGTTCGCCGCGATGATGGTCGACGTGGTGCCCGACCGTGACCGGGTCCGGGCGTTCTCGCTCAACTACTGGGCGATCAACCTGGGCTTCGCCTTCTCGGCGATCGTCGGTGGCTTCGCCGCCCACCTCGACTATCTGTTGCTTTTCGTGGTCGACGCGTCGGCGACGCTGCTCACCGCGGCGATTGTGCTGACCAAGGTGCGCGAGACCCGGCCGATCGGCGGACACCTGGCCATGCCCGGCGGCGGTGGCCTGCGCGTGGTGCTCCGCGACCGGGTGTTCCTGCTCTTCACGTTCGTCAACCTGCTGGCCGCGATGGTCTTCCTCCAGCACATCTCGATGCTGCCGATCGCGATGACCGACGACGGCCTGTCCTCGTCGACCTTCGGCTGGGTGATCGCGCTCAACGGGGTGCTGATCGTGCTCGGCCAGTTGTTCATCCCGAAGCTGATCGGCGGGCACAGCCGGACCCGGGTGCTCGCGGTCGGCGCGATCGTGCAGGGCGTCGGCTTCGGGCTGACCGCGTTCGCCGGCAGCGCCTGGCTCTACGCGATGACGGTGCTGGTCTGGACGCTCGGCGAGATGGTCTATTCACCGTCGAACGCGGCGACCATCGCCGACCTGGCGCCGGCCTCGGTCCGCGGCCGCTACCAGGGCGTCTTCGCGCTGTCGTGGTCGATCGCCGGATTCACCGCACCGGTGGCCGGCGGCTTCGTCCGCGACCAACTCGGCAACACCGCCCTCTGGGTGGGCTGCGCGCTGATCGGCTTCCTGGCCGCGGCGATCACCCTGGCGGCCGGGCCGAGCCGCGAACGGCGGGCGGCCGAGATCGCGGCGGCCCGCCGCGCCGTTCAACCGACCTCCGTGATGAGCGACACGCTGGCGCCGACCTCCGCCGCTTCGTAG
- a CDS encoding phosphoglyceromutase — MTVGTLVLLRHGESEWNAKNLFTGWVDVDLTDKGETEARRGGALLREHDLLPDVLHTSVLRRAIRTSELALGEAGRSWIPVRRSWRLNERHYGALQGKNKKQTLEEYGEEQFMLWRRSYDVPPPPIDPTDEWAQTGDPRYAELPPELMPRTECLKDVLVRTLPYWYDAIVPDLLAGKTVLVAAHGNSLRAVVKHLDGISDTAIAKLNIPTGIPLRYDLDANLRPLTPGGAYLDPEAAAEAAAAVANQGR, encoded by the coding sequence ATGACTGTGGGGACGTTGGTGCTGCTCCGGCACGGCGAGAGCGAGTGGAACGCGAAGAACCTCTTCACCGGGTGGGTCGACGTCGACCTGACCGACAAGGGCGAGACCGAGGCCCGTCGCGGCGGTGCGCTGCTGCGCGAGCATGACCTGCTGCCGGACGTGCTGCACACCAGCGTGCTGCGCCGCGCGATCCGCACCAGCGAGCTGGCGCTGGGCGAGGCCGGCCGCTCCTGGATCCCGGTGCGCCGGTCCTGGCGGCTCAACGAGCGCCACTACGGTGCGCTCCAGGGCAAAAACAAGAAGCAGACGCTCGAGGAGTACGGCGAGGAGCAGTTCATGCTCTGGCGCCGGTCCTACGACGTGCCGCCGCCGCCGATCGACCCGACCGACGAGTGGGCGCAGACCGGCGACCCGCGCTACGCGGAGCTGCCGCCCGAGCTGATGCCGCGCACCGAGTGCCTCAAGGACGTGCTCGTGCGCACGCTGCCCTACTGGTATGACGCGATCGTGCCCGACCTGCTGGCCGGTAAGACCGTGCTGGTCGCCGCGCACGGCAACTCGCTGCGGGCCGTGGTCAAGCACCTCGACGGCATCTCCGACACGGCGATCGCCAAGCTCAACATCCCGACCGGGATCCCGCTGCGCTATGACCTGGACGCCAACCTGCGTCCGCTCACGCCCGGTGGCGCCTACCTGGACCCGGAGGCCGCCGCCGAGGCAGCGGCCGCCGTGGCCAACCAGGGACGTTAG